A region of Acidobacteriota bacterium DNA encodes the following proteins:
- a CDS encoding VWA domain-containing protein, with amino-acid sequence MHHKFVMFPFTAIVGQDLMKKALLINAIDPSIGGVLIKGDKGTGKSTAVRALADLLPQIRVVKDCPFNCHPEDLKLMCKSCQERYERDGNLPWVERKMEIVDMPLSATEDMVVGAIDIKRALKEGIKALEPGILARANRNILYIDEVNLLDDHLVNILLDAAAMGVNIVEREGISLYHPARFILIGTMNPEEGELRPQILDRFGLCVEVNALSSKEDRLKVMEYRRMFDSDPWKFEEKFNDEKETLRKHIVNAQLIPQINISQNMVEKIVEITTSLGIKTHRADIVMEKTAKALVGLSGRNYVTEDDIKEAALLALSHRMRQKPFEKGATPTRETIETILQGRTKEEVSDFEKDAEKKRDILKFDATSSGQGRDFPKIEGKKGLCVRARESENPKSIAIDATLRKTIRETGKLEVLPEHLMEKVRVSKGEALYIILLDSSSSMRIERKIRFAKTLAWLLLKQSYEKKNRVALLTFRGNDAQVLVPPTSDFIKVEHSLENLPTGGRTPLTPALYKSFEIAKKENDAIPTVILISDGKGNVYIKNNLA; translated from the coding sequence ATGCACCACAAATTCGTAATGTTCCCATTTACTGCAATAGTTGGCCAAGACCTGATGAAAAAAGCATTGCTAATTAATGCTATAGACCCGAGTATCGGTGGTGTTTTAATTAAAGGAGACAAAGGTACTGGAAAATCTACTGCTGTGCGTGCATTAGCGGATCTGTTACCACAAATAAGGGTTGTTAAAGATTGTCCTTTCAACTGTCATCCTGAGGATTTAAAACTGATGTGCAAATCTTGTCAGGAGCGATACGAAAGGGATGGAAATCTACCATGGGTTGAAAGGAAGATGGAAATTGTTGATATGCCTTTATCTGCAACAGAAGATATGGTGGTTGGAGCAATTGACATCAAACGAGCACTCAAAGAAGGCATAAAGGCATTAGAGCCGGGCATTTTAGCGAGAGCCAACAGAAATATACTCTACATTGATGAAGTAAATTTACTTGATGATCATCTTGTTAATATTCTTTTGGACGCTGCCGCCATGGGAGTCAATATTGTAGAAAGGGAAGGTATATCTCTTTATCACCCAGCACGTTTTATCCTCATTGGTACAATGAATCCAGAGGAGGGCGAACTGAGACCACAGATATTGGATCGCTTCGGGCTATGTGTGGAAGTAAATGCATTATCTTCAAAAGAGGATAGGCTCAAGGTGATGGAATACCGCAGGATGTTTGATTCTGATCCATGGAAATTTGAGGAAAAATTCAATGATGAGAAGGAAACATTAAGGAAGCACATAGTTAATGCCCAGCTAATCCCACAAATCAATATTTCCCAGAACATGGTCGAGAAGATTGTTGAAATAACGACATCTCTCGGAATTAAAACACATCGTGCAGATATTGTAATGGAAAAGACCGCAAAAGCACTTGTGGGATTAAGCGGAAGAAATTATGTAACAGAAGATGATATCAAAGAAGCTGCTCTATTAGCGCTTTCTCATAGGATGCGACAGAAACCATTTGAAAAAGGAGCAACGCCAACAAGAGAAACGATAGAGACCATTTTACAGGGAAGGACAAAAGAGGAAGTATCTGATTTTGAAAAAGACGCTGAGAAAAAGAGAGACATATTAAAATTTGACGCAACTAGTTCTGGGCAGGGAAGGGATTTTCCAAAAATAGAGGGGAAAAAAGGATTATGCGTCAGAGCAAGGGAAAGCGAAAATCCAAAAAGCATAGCAATCGATGCCACTTTGAGAAAGACTATTAGAGAAACTGGGAAGTTAGAAGTCTTACCGGAGCATCTCATGGAGAAAGTAAGGGTAAGCAAGGGTGAGGCGCTCTACATTATTCTACTTGACTCATCGTCTTCCATGAGAATAGAAAGAAAGATAAGGTTCGCTAAGACACTTGCGTGGCTCTTGCTCAAGCAATCTTATGAAAAGAAAAACAGGGTTGCCCTTTTGACATTTCGGGGCAATGATGCTCAGGTTTTGGTACCACCCACATCAGATTTTATTAAGGTAGAACACTCCTTGGAAAATCTTCCCACAGGGGGTAGAACACCGCTCACACCTGCACTTTATAAGTCATTTGAGATTGCTAAAAAAGAGAACGATGCAATCCCTACTGTTATTTTAATCTCTGATGGCAAGGGCAACGTGTATATCAAAAATAACCTAGCGTGA
- the xerA gene encoding site-specific tyrosine recombinase/integron integrase, giving the protein MRKGEEKKESVLRIFPLQKRIALVLPYNPFLIEKVKTIQGYRWHPEEKHWSFPNSDGTLEKILKVFECEKIYLDPELQVKLSPVSKLATIPNSLYNFEELRRELVSRKYSYKTVKAYIYYNRDFLAFTGKKLSDITDKEIKDYLVYLVEEKEAATSTLNQAINALKFYYGTMLKKKFPYEIKRPRKDKKLPIVLNKEEVAEILLSVDNIKHKVILMLVYSAGLRVGEVVKLKMEDIDSERMLIHIKGSKGRKDRYAMLSETALQTLREYWKEYRPQKWLFEGAKVDRHISIRAVQKILEHACEKAGIKKDISVHTLRHSFATHLLESGTDLRYIQEILGHKNSKTTEIYTHVSTKSIRRIRSPLDNLNLKK; this is encoded by the coding sequence ATGAGGAAAGGCGAAGAAAAGAAGGAATCAGTTCTCAGAATTTTTCCGCTTCAAAAAAGAATCGCTTTAGTCCTTCCTTATAATCCCTTTTTGATAGAGAAAGTCAAAACCATTCAAGGATATAGATGGCATCCAGAGGAAAAGCATTGGAGCTTTCCAAATTCAGATGGAACTTTAGAAAAGATTTTAAAAGTTTTCGAGTGTGAAAAAATTTATTTAGACCCTGAATTACAAGTTAAACTCTCTCCAGTAAGCAAGCTAGCCACTATTCCAAACTCATTATACAACTTTGAAGAATTAAGAAGAGAACTTGTATCAAGGAAATACAGTTATAAGACAGTAAAAGCTTACATCTATTACAATAGAGATTTTCTTGCCTTTACTGGCAAGAAACTCTCTGACATCACTGATAAAGAAATAAAAGACTATCTTGTTTATCTTGTAGAAGAAAAAGAAGCAGCAACCTCTACACTGAACCAAGCAATTAATGCTCTGAAATTTTATTATGGCACAATGCTCAAGAAAAAATTTCCATACGAAATTAAGAGACCACGTAAAGATAAAAAACTGCCAATAGTTTTAAACAAAGAAGAGGTTGCAGAAATCCTATTATCAGTAGATAACATCAAGCACAAAGTAATCCTGATGCTCGTCTATTCTGCTGGATTAAGAGTAGGAGAAGTGGTAAAATTAAAAATGGAAGACATTGATAGTGAAAGAATGCTAATACATATTAAAGGTTCAAAGGGACGAAAAGACAGATATGCAATGCTTTCGGAAACGGCGTTACAGACTTTAAGAGAATACTGGAAAGAATACAGACCTCAAAAGTGGTTATTTGAGGGTGCGAAGGTGGATAGGCATATTTCAATAAGAGCGGTTCAGAAGATATTAGAGCATGCTTGTGAAAAGGCTGGAATAAAGAAAGATATTTCAGTGCATACCTTAAGACATAGCTTTGCCACCCATTTACTAGAGAGCGGGACTGATTTAAGATATATTCAGGAAATACTTGGACACAAAAACAGCAAGACGACAGAAATTTACACTCATGTCAGTACAAAAAGCATAAGAAGAATAAGGAGCCCATTAGACAACTTAAATCTGAAAAAGTAG